The Sphingomonas naphthae nucleotide sequence AAGCGCGACCAGACGAACTGGTAGATGATGTTGGCGGCCTCGTCGAAGCGCAGGTCGGCCAGCGCCAGATCGAGCGCCTGGATGGTCTTGACTGTCTCGGCCACGATCCAGCGGTTGACCGCGAGGGTCGCGGGCGGCGGCTCCAGCGTGGAGGAGGCGCCGATGCCATTGCCCTGCGCGAAGCGGGCCGCGTTCCACAGCTTGGTCGCGAAGTTGCGATAGCCCTCGACCCGCTTTTCATCGAGCTTGATGTCCCGCCCCTGGCTCTCCATCGCGGACAGCGTGAAGCGCAGCGCGTCGGCGCCGTATTTGTCGATCAGGCCGAGCGGATCGACGGTGTTGCCCTTGGACTTGGACATCTTGGCACCCGTCGCGTCGCGGACGAGGCCGTGGAGGTAGAGCGTGCGGAACGGCACGTCCTTCATGAACTCGATGCCCTGCATGATCATGCGGGCATCCCAGAAGAAGAGGATGTCGAAGCCCGAGATCAGCACGTCGTTGGGATATCGCCCGGTCTCTCGGGGATCCTTATCCGGCCAGCCGAGCGTGCCGAACGGCCAGAGCGCGGAGGAGAACCAGGTGTCGAGGACGTCGGTTTCACGCCAGATCGCAACCTTGTTCTGATTTTCCATCCGCAGCTTTTCGTTGCTGCTAACGGCGCTGTCCCACTCCAGATATTCTTCCTCGCTATCGAGGATAACGAAGTTCTTATCGTCGCCATAATAGGCAGCCAACTGAGTTTGGACATCGTTCACGTCGTTTGCGACGAAGGCGATATCCTCGACAGTGGCACCGAAATTGGAAAGCGCATCCCCTTCGATACGCTTTGGTCCATACCAAGCTGGGATACGGTGTCCCCACCACAATTGGCGCGAGACGCACCATGGCTGGATGTTCTCCAGCCAATTGTAATAGGTCTTCTTCCAGCTTTCGGGCACGACCTTGATCGCGCCGGTCCGCACCGCTTCCAGCGCGGGCTGGGCCAGCGTCTTGGCGTCGACATACCACTGGTCGGTCAGCCACGGCTCGATCACCACGCCCGATCGGTCGCCGTAGGGCGTCTGGATGACGCGATCCTCGACCTTCTCCAGCGCGCCGGCCGCATCGAGCAGCTCGACGATCCGCTTGCGCGCGGCGAAGCGGTCGAGGCCGATCAGTTCGGCCGGGATCAGTCCGTCCGCCGTCTGGCAAATGGCGCCGCCCGCATCGAGCATGTTGAGCATGTCGCCGGCGGCGAAGCCCGCGCGGCGGCCGACCTCGAAATCGTTGAAGTCGTGGCCCGGCGTGATCTTCACCGCGCCCGATCCCAGTTCGGGATCGGCATGCTCGTCCGCCACGATCGGCATTTCGCGGCCGGTGATCGGCAGGCGGACTTTCTTGCCGATCAGCGCGGTATAGCGTTCGTCGGCGGGGTTCACCGCGACGGCCATGTCGGCCAGCATCGTCTCCGGCCGCGTCGTCGCGACCGAGATGGTGCCGGAGCCGTCGGCGAGCGGATAGCTCAGATGCCAGAACTTGCCCTGTATCTCGCGCGTCTCGACCTCAAGGTCGGAGATGGCGGTGCGGAAATGGGGATCCCAGTTCACCAGCCTTTTGTCGCGATACAGCAGCCCGCGTTTGTGCAGCTCGACGAAGACGTGGGCGACGGCCTTCGAGAAGCCCTCGTCCATCGTGAACCGCTCGTTGGCCCAGTCGCACGAGGCGCCCAGCCGGCGGAGCTGGCGGGTGATCTGGCCGCCGCTCTCTTCCTTCCATTGCCACACGCGTTCGAGGAACGCCTCGCGCCCCATGTCGGCGCGCTTCAGCCCCTCGGCGTCGAGCTGGCGCTCGACCACCATCTGCGTGGCGATGCCCGCATGGTCGGTGCCGACCACCCACACCGCATCGCGCCCCTTGAGGCGCGCGTGGCGGACGAGGATGTCCTGCAACGTATTGTCGAGCGCATGGCCGATGTGGAGCGACCCCGTCACGTTGGGCGGCGGGTTGACGATGGTGAAGGGCTCGGCCCCCGGCCGCTCGGCGTGGAACTGGCCGGTGGTTTCCCAATGGGCATACCAGCGCGCCTCGATGGCGGCGGGGTCGAAGGTCTTGTCGATGGTCATGGCGGGCGGAGCCGTAAGCGGTGCGGGGCGGGGGATCAACCTTGGGTGCCTTACAATCCTCCCCTTGCAGGGGAGGTGGCAGCCCGCAGGGCTGACGGAGGGGTGTCGCCCTCTCGATAAGGGGTCACCCCTCCACCACCCTGCGGGTGGTCCCCCTGCCCTTGCAGGGGAGGATCTCTTCAAACCAACACTGGCACGCCGCCCACAAATCTCTATCTACGCGCCTTTGGCCGGGCCTGTCCGGCCCCACGGAGACGTCCCATGCGCGCCGAAGCGCAAGCCCATGTCGACCAGATCAACCAGGCGATGGCTCTGGTCCGCCGCTTCCTCGATTGGGACCGCGCGCTGCGCCGGCTCGACGAGCTGAACAATCGCGTCGAGGATCCCAGGCTCTGGGACGACGCCAAGCAGGCGCAGGCCGTGATGCGCGAGCGGCGCCGGCTGGACGAGGCGGTCGCCGCCGTGCGCGCGATCGAGCAGGAAACGGCCGACACCGTCGAACTGATCGAGATGGCCGATGCCGAAGGCGATGCCGTGCTGGCCGACGAGGGCGTCGAGAGCCTGGGGCAGCTGGCAGAGCGGGCCGAGCGCGACAAGATCACCGCCTTGCTGGCGGGCGAGGCCGACGGCAACAACAGCTATATCGAGGTGAACGCCGGCGCGGGCGGCACCGAGAGCCAGGATTGGGCCTCGATGCTCCAGCGCATGTACCAGCGCTGGGCCGAGCGGCACGGGCTGAAGGTGGAGCTGATCGACTATCACGGCGGCGAGCAGGCGGGCATCAAGTCCGCGACGATGCTGCTGAAGGGCGAGAACGCCTATGGCTATGCCAAGACCGAGAGCGGCGTCCACCGCCTCGTCCGCATCAGCCCCTATGACAGCGCCGCGCGCCGCCACACCAGCTTCGCCAGCGTCTGGGTCTACCCGGAAGTCGATGACAATATCGAGGTGCAGTATAACGAGAGCGACCTGCGCATCGACACCTATCGCGCCTCGGGCGCGGGCGGGCAGCACATCAACACGACCGATTCGGCGGTGCGCATCACGCATATCCCCACCGGCATCGTCGTGCAGTGCCAGAACCAGCGATCGCAGCACAAGAACAAGGCCGAGGCGTACAACCAGCTGCGCGCCCGCCTCTACGAGCGCGAACTGGCCGAGCGCGAAGCCGCCGCCAACGCCACCAACGCCACCAAGACCGACATCGGCTGGGGCCACCAGATCCGCTCCTATGTCCTCCAGCCCTATCAGCTGGTGAAGGATCTGCGGACGGGCGTGACCTCGACCGCGCCGTCCGACGTGCTGGACGGCGATCTCGATCGCTTCATGGCGGCGGCGCTGTCGCAGCGGGTGACGGGCGAGAAGGTCGACGTGGAGGATGTCGAGTGAGAGGCGGCGCAGCCTGCGCGATCGCGGGGCTGATGCTGCTGTCGCTCGGGGCCTGCGCCAAGGCGGAGGCCGAGGGGGAGCGCGAGACCTTTCCCGCGCCCGACCGGCCTGTCTCGGCGATAGTGTCGAACAAATGGGCGACCGAGCAGGCGCGCGACGATCTGGGCGAGGCGCGCGCGGTGATGGACGCGGCGGGCGTGACGCCGGGGATGACGGTGGCCGATCTCGGCGCGGGCGAGGGCTATTATACCGTGCGGCTGGCCGAGCGGGTCGGCGCCCATGGCCGAGTGCTGGCCGAGGATATCGTCCCGGCCTATCGTGATCGGCTGGCCGAGCGGGTCAGCCGCGACAGGCTCGACACTGTCTCGGTGCGGCTGGGGTTGCCGGCCGATCCGCGCCTGCCGCCGGCCTCGTTCGACCGCATCTTCATGATCCACATGTATCATGAGGTGTCGTCGCCCTACGAGTTCCTGTGGCGAACGCGGCCGGCGCTGAAGCCGGAGGGGCAGTTGGTGGTGGTCGATATCGACGAGGCCACCGGGCGCCACGGCACGCCGCCAAAGCTGCTCGATTGCGAGATGGCGGCGGTGGGCTATGCGCGGGTCCGCCATGTGCGGCTGAAGGGGCGCGACGCCTATCTCTCGCTCTACCGCGCCGCCGGCCCGCGCCCGGCACCCGCCGCGATAAAGGCCTGTCGCGCCTGACGATTTCCTTGGCGGTCGGAGCCCGATGCGCCGCTCGGGCGTTCACCCGCCCGACACCAGAGGAGATTTCAGCATGGCCACCACCGCCCCCACCCGCCGCAAGACCCGGACGACCGCCAAGGCCGCCGACACCGGCTTCAGCACCGTGGCCGTCGCGGGCGCGGCTGCCGCCGGGCTGTTCGTGGGCTTCGCCGCGAATTTCGTGCGCAAGGCGATCGTCCAGGCGCCGACCGCGTTGGCGGGCGACTGGGCCGAGGCGCTGGCCGCCGAGCATAAGGCGACGCTCGCCCTGTTCGACAGGATCGAGGAGACCGGCGAGGCGCAGACCTCCAGGCGATCCTTCCTGCTGATGCAGTTGAAGCATGCGCTGGCCAAGCATGCGCTGGAGGAGGAGAATGCGATCTACGCGGCGCTGCGCGACAATGGCCAGACCGAGGAAGCCGACAAGCTCAACGGCGACCACGGCTATGTGAAGCAATATCTCTACGACCTGACGGTGATGGCCAAGGACAGCCCCGCCTGGATCGCCAAGGTCGCCGAATTCCGCCGCCGGCTGGAAACCCACATGCAGGAAGAGGAGCGCGACATCTTCCCGGCTCTGCGCCACTCGCTGAGCGACGAGCAGAACCACGAATTGTTCGTGGCGATGAACAAGGAAGGTTTGAAGATCGCGTAGGCCTTAAGTTCCTCCCCGAGCTTGCTCGGGGAGGAGTTTCGATTACCTCGGCACCGCCCTGAACAGCCGGCCCTGGCCGTCGGTGCCGCCATCCTCCAGCACCAGCAGCGATCCGTCCGCCGCCTGCACCACGTCGCGCACGCGCATTCCCATGTCGAACCGCTCGGCTTCCTTCGCGCGGCCCATGTCGTCGATCGTCACGCGGACGATCGATTTGGAGGAGAGGCCGCTGATGAGCGCGCTGCCCTTCCAGCCGGGGAAGAGCGTGCCGGTGTAGAAAGTCAGGCTGCCCGGCGAGATCACCGGGTTCCACCACAGTCGCGGCGCCGCGAATTCGGGGCGGGTGGGGTGATCGGGGATCGGCTTGCCGCTGTAATGGTCTCCGTTGGACACGATCGGCCAGCCGTAATTGCGGCCCGGCTCGATCAGGTTGAGTTCGTCGCCGCCGAGCGGCCCCATCTCCAGCTCCCACAGCGCGCCGTTGGGCGCGAAGGCCATGCCGAGCGGGTTGCGGTGGCCGACGGTGATCGCGGTGGCGGGCACGTCGGCCTTGGCCGCCGGATTGCCCGGCCACGGCTTGCCGTCGAGCGTGAGGTGGAGAACCTTGCCCAGCGCCTGCGCGGGATCCTGCGCGGGGATGAAGCGCTGCCGCTCGCCGGCCGAGAGATAGAGGCTGCGGCCGTCCTTCGGGAAGGCGATGCGCGAGCCGAAATGGCCGCCCTTGCCGGGCGATCCGCCGCGGAAGATCACGGTGACGCCCTCCAGCGCGGCGGGCGTGAGCTTCGCGCGGGCGAGCGCGAGCTGGCTACCGCCTTCGGCGGGCTCGGAGAAAGTGAAATAGATCAGGCCCGACTTGGCGAAGCCCGGCGCCAGCGCCACGTCGAGCAGCCCGCCCTGGCCGACCGCCTCCACTTTGGGCACGCCCGCCAGCGGCGCCGACAGCTGCCCGCGCGCCGAGATCAGCCGCATCGCACCGTCCTTCTCGGTGGCGAGCATCCGCCCGTCCGGCAGCGGCACGACCGCGAAGGGATTGGTGAGCTGGGCGATCTGGGTCAGCGCGAAGGTGGGAGCCTTGGCGGGCGTGCCGCCCTTGGCGCTCATGGCGCTGGGCTCCGGGCCGCTGTTCTGCCCCTGCGCGGAGCAGACGCCGCCGATCGACAGAGCGGCGGACAAGGTGAGGATCAGGGTCGGCGCGCGCATCAGTCTTGGCTCCGGGGGAAGGGGGGTGCTTTCGCCTCGCTCAACGAGGGGCGGGGATCAAGGCTCCATTGCGAAAGATGGCCCGCTTAGCTAAGTGATGACCAAGGAGTTCAGCCCATGACGACCGTGACCGTCCACGAGGCCAAGACCCATCTGTCCCGCCTGATCGCCGAGGTCGAGGCCGGCGGCGAGGTGGTGATCGCGCGCGGCAAGGAGCCGGTGGTGAAGCTGGTGGCGGTGAAGCCGAAGCGGACGCCGCAATTCGGCGCGCTCAAGGGCAAGATCGGCTGGAGCGAATCCTTCTGGGATCCGCTGCCCGAGGACGAATTGCGTCTCTGGAATGGCGAAGGCGATTGAGGCTGCTGCTCGATACCCATGCGCTGATCTGGTGGGTGCGCGGGGATGAACGGATGCGAGTGCGGGACGAGATCATGGACCCGGCCAACGACAAGCTCGTCAGCGCCGTGTCGGCCGTCGAGATCGCGACGAAGGTTCGGCTGGGCAAGCTGCCCGAGGCCGAGGATCTGGCTCGCCATTTCGAGGCCGTCGTCGATTTCCAGGGTTTCGATCGCATGGCGTTGACGACGGCGCAGGGGCTGCTGGCGGGCAACATGCCCGGCACGCACAAGGATCCGTTCGATCGTATGCTGGCGGCGCAGGCGCTGAGCGAGAATCTGGTGCTCGTATCCAACGACGAAGCGTTCGATCAATTCGGTGTGCGGCGCCTCTGGTAAGCGGCTTGCCGACTCCCGCGAAGGCGCCTATATCGCCCTTCGTCTTCTCGACATCGGTAATTCCACCGAGGTCGGCTCCCCCGGAGCCGGCGCGCGAAGGCGCATGGTTTTTTACCGGAGTGGCTTTTGACCGATATCGCGCACCTGACGAAGCTGATCGAACCCGAGGCGCAGGCGCTCGGGCTCTCGCTGGTCCGCGTGCAGATGAACGGCGGCAAGAGCGACCCAACCTTGCAGGTGATGGCCGAGCGGCCCGACACCCGCCAGCTCGACCTGACCGATTGCGAGGCGCTGTCGCGCCGCCTGTCCGATCTGTTCGATACGGTCGATCCGATCGAGGAAGCCTATCGGCTGGAGGTCTCCTCCCCCGGCATCGATCGCCCGCTGACCCGTCTGGCCGATTTCGCCGACTGGGCGGGCTTCGCGGCGCGGATCAAGCTGGTCGAGCGGCTCGACGGGCGCAAGCAGTTCGATGCCGTGCTGCAAGGGCTGGATGGCGAGACCATCCTGCTCGACGGGGGCAAGGGCGGCCAGTTCGCCATCCCCTACACCAACATTCAGTCGGCCAAGCTGGTCTTGACCGACAAGCTCATCAAGGCGACCGCGCCGCTTTCGGTTGAAGGCGCGGACCGGATCTCAACGGAAGGATAATCGCACGATGGCCACCGCCATTTCCGCCAACAAGGCCGAGCTGCTCGCCATCGC carries:
- a CDS encoding class I SAM-dependent methyltransferase gives rise to the protein MLLSLGACAKAEAEGERETFPAPDRPVSAIVSNKWATEQARDDLGEARAVMDAAGVTPGMTVADLGAGEGYYTVRLAERVGAHGRVLAEDIVPAYRDRLAERVSRDRLDTVSVRLGLPADPRLPPASFDRIFMIHMYHEVSSPYEFLWRTRPALKPEGQLVVVDIDEATGRHGTPPKLLDCEMAAVGYARVRHVRLKGRDAYLSLYRAAGPRPAPAAIKACRA
- a CDS encoding type II toxin-antitoxin system Phd/YefM family antitoxin, which codes for MTTVTVHEAKTHLSRLIAEVEAGGEVVIARGKEPVVKLVAVKPKRTPQFGALKGKIGWSESFWDPLPEDELRLWNGEGD
- the rimP gene encoding ribosome maturation protein RimP is translated as MTDIAHLTKLIEPEAQALGLSLVRVQMNGGKSDPTLQVMAERPDTRQLDLTDCEALSRRLSDLFDTVDPIEEAYRLEVSSPGIDRPLTRLADFADWAGFAARIKLVERLDGRKQFDAVLQGLDGETILLDGGKGGQFAIPYTNIQSAKLVLTDKLIKATAPLSVEGADRISTEG
- a CDS encoding hemerythrin domain-containing protein; this translates as MATTAPTRRKTRTTAKAADTGFSTVAVAGAAAAGLFVGFAANFVRKAIVQAPTALAGDWAEALAAEHKATLALFDRIEETGEAQTSRRSFLLMQLKHALAKHALEEENAIYAALRDNGQTEEADKLNGDHGYVKQYLYDLTVMAKDSPAWIAKVAEFRRRLETHMQEEERDIFPALRHSLSDEQNHELFVAMNKEGLKIA
- the prfB gene encoding peptide chain release factor 2, producing MRAEAQAHVDQINQAMALVRRFLDWDRALRRLDELNNRVEDPRLWDDAKQAQAVMRERRRLDEAVAAVRAIEQETADTVELIEMADAEGDAVLADEGVESLGQLAERAERDKITALLAGEADGNNSYIEVNAGAGGTESQDWASMLQRMYQRWAERHGLKVELIDYHGGEQAGIKSATMLLKGENAYGYAKTESGVHRLVRISPYDSAARRHTSFASVWVYPEVDDNIEVQYNESDLRIDTYRASGAGGQHINTTDSAVRITHIPTGIVVQCQNQRSQHKNKAEAYNQLRARLYERELAEREAAANATNATKTDIGWGHQIRSYVLQPYQLVKDLRTGVTSTAPSDVLDGDLDRFMAAALSQRVTGEKVDVEDVE
- a CDS encoding valine--tRNA ligase, with protein sequence MTIDKTFDPAAIEARWYAHWETTGQFHAERPGAEPFTIVNPPPNVTGSLHIGHALDNTLQDILVRHARLKGRDAVWVVGTDHAGIATQMVVERQLDAEGLKRADMGREAFLERVWQWKEESGGQITRQLRRLGASCDWANERFTMDEGFSKAVAHVFVELHKRGLLYRDKRLVNWDPHFRTAISDLEVETREIQGKFWHLSYPLADGSGTISVATTRPETMLADMAVAVNPADERYTALIGKKVRLPITGREMPIVADEHADPELGSGAVKITPGHDFNDFEVGRRAGFAAGDMLNMLDAGGAICQTADGLIPAELIGLDRFAARKRIVELLDAAGALEKVEDRVIQTPYGDRSGVVIEPWLTDQWYVDAKTLAQPALEAVRTGAIKVVPESWKKTYYNWLENIQPWCVSRQLWWGHRIPAWYGPKRIEGDALSNFGATVEDIAFVANDVNDVQTQLAAYYGDDKNFVILDSEEEYLEWDSAVSSNEKLRMENQNKVAIWRETDVLDTWFSSALWPFGTLGWPDKDPRETGRYPNDVLISGFDILFFWDARMIMQGIEFMKDVPFRTLYLHGLVRDATGAKMSKSKGNTVDPLGLIDKYGADALRFTLSAMESQGRDIKLDEKRVEGYRNFATKLWNAARFAQGNGIGASSTLEPPPATLAVNRWIVAETVKTIQALDLALADLRFDEAANIIYQFVWSRFCDWYLELIKPVLSKVEGPSFAEGADEAQAAETRAVAGWVLDQILVILHPFMPFLTEELWHALGEREYDLIVAKWPMADARAIDPAALEEIDWLIRLVSEVRAARAELNVPPGAKLPLFVADPSAETEARLDRNYAALTRMARLAGVHREAFAGSGAAQVIVGAETYALPLEGVIDLAAEKARLAKAAEGAEKERDALDKRLSNPGFVEKAKPEAIDKARADHADRSAEAERLRAALDRLG
- a CDS encoding type II toxin-antitoxin system VapC family toxin, encoding MRLLLDTHALIWWVRGDERMRVRDEIMDPANDKLVSAVSAVEIATKVRLGKLPEAEDLARHFEAVVDFQGFDRMALTTAQGLLAGNMPGTHKDPFDRMLAAQALSENLVLVSNDEAFDQFGVRRLW
- a CDS encoding PQQ-dependent sugar dehydrogenase — protein: MRAPTLILTLSAALSIGGVCSAQGQNSGPEPSAMSAKGGTPAKAPTFALTQIAQLTNPFAVVPLPDGRMLATEKDGAMRLISARGQLSAPLAGVPKVEAVGQGGLLDVALAPGFAKSGLIYFTFSEPAEGGSQLALARAKLTPAALEGVTVIFRGGSPGKGGHFGSRIAFPKDGRSLYLSAGERQRFIPAQDPAQALGKVLHLTLDGKPWPGNPAAKADVPATAITVGHRNPLGMAFAPNGALWELEMGPLGGDELNLIEPGRNYGWPIVSNGDHYSGKPIPDHPTRPEFAAPRLWWNPVISPGSLTFYTGTLFPGWKGSALISGLSSKSIVRVTIDDMGRAKEAERFDMGMRVRDVVQAADGSLLVLEDGGTDGQGRLFRAVPR